One Elaeis guineensis isolate ETL-2024a chromosome 10, EG11, whole genome shotgun sequence genomic window carries:
- the LOC105034805 gene encoding PHD finger protein ALFIN-LIKE 1, protein MDTVQVSSAPRTVEEIYKDYSGRRTAVIRALTTDVDEFYTLCDPEKENLCLYGHPSGMWEVTLPAEEVPPELPEPALGINFARDGMNRKDWLSLVAVHSDSWLLSIAFFFGARFNGNERKRLFSMINELPTVFEVVTDGDRKPAKDKSGMDSGSKSRLSTKRSSDGHLKNNSKTVDEEYSEEDDEHSETLCGICGSNYSSNEFWIACDVCERWFHGKCVKITPAKAENIKQYKCPSCSSKRGRQ, encoded by the exons ATGGACACGGTCCAGGTCTCGTCGGCCCCCCGGACCGTCGAGGAGATCTACAAAGACTACAGCGGCCGTCGCACTGCGGTCATCCGCGCCCTCACCACCG ATGTCGATGAGTTCTATACACTGTGCGATCCAG AGAAGGAGAACTTGTGCTTGTACGGGCATCCCAGCGGGATGTGGGAGGTGACGCTGCCGGCGGAGGAGGTGCCACCGGAGTTGCCGGAGCCGGCACTCGGGATCAACTTCGCGAGGGACGGGATGAACCGGAAGGACTGGCTCTCGCTGGTGGCGGTGCACAGCGACTCGTGGCTCCTCTCCATCGCCTTCTTCTTCGGAGCCCGCTTCAATGGCAACGAGAG AAAACGTTTATTCAGCATGATAAATGAGCTGCCCACTGTATTTGAAGTGGTGACTGATGGTGATAGGAAACCAGCAAAAGACAAATCTGGTATGGATAGTGGTAGTAAATCCAGACTCTCAACAAAG CGATCAAGTGATGGGCACTTGAAAAACAATTCAAAAACAGTTGATGAGGAATATAGTGAAGAGGATGATGAACACAGTGAAACCCTGTGTGGAATTTGTGGTAGCAACTACAGTTCAAATGAGTTCTGGATTGCATGTGATGTGTGTGAAAGGTGGTTCCATGGGAAGTGTGTGAAGATAACACCCGCTAAAGCGGAGAACATAAAGCAATACAAATGCCCCAGTTGCAGTTCCAAGAGAGGAAGGCAGTAA